Proteins from one Chiloscyllium punctatum isolate Juve2018m chromosome 4, sChiPun1.3, whole genome shotgun sequence genomic window:
- the LOC140475989 gene encoding EEF1A lysine methyltransferase 3-like yields the protein MATKSQGESNDHATKEGDTDNSMVILENAYQFCGFNLKINRFINANLGYSAYVWDAGIFLCQYFEKENINFIGKKVIELGSGTGIVGILTTLLGGDVTITDKSIVMKQIDNNIAINVPAACRHRIKARPLIWGEDHTNFPTGYDFILGSDITYSSMAHPALLETLCYLSRKGTTIYLCSEIRTKNGSLSFQNEFLPQYFNCQVLATSESKDIILHKFTRIGGSSPGDRVVTGDK from the exons ATGGCGACAAAGAGCCAGGGAGAGTCCAATGACCACGCCACGAAGGAGGGGGACACTGATAACAGTATGGTGATTTTGGAGAATGCATATCAGTTCTGCGGATTCAATCTGAAGATTAATCGATTCATCAACGCGAATCTTGGCTATTCTGCCTATGTTTGGGATGCA GGCATTTTTCTTTGCCAGTACTTTGAGAAAGAGAATATCAATTTTATTGGGAAGAAGGTGATTGAGCTGGGATCGGGCACCGGAATCGTGGGAATTTTAACAACGCTACTTG GTGGAGATGTCACTATAACAGATAAATCGATTGTCATGAAGCAAATCGATAACAACATCGCCATCAACGTCCCAGCTGCATGTAGACACCGTATCAAGGCCCGTCCCCTGATTTGGGGGGAAGACCACACTAACTTCCCCACTGGCTATGACTTCATCCTGGGCTCGGATATTACGTACAGTTCCATGGCCCACCCGGCTCTACTAGAAACACTGTGTTATCTCTCCCGGAAAGGAACCACAATTTACCTCTGTTCCGAAATACGAACCAAGAATGGCAGCCTCTCTTTCCAGAACGAATTCCTACCTCAGTATTTTAACTGCCAGGTCCTTGCCACGTCAGAGAGCAAAGATATAATTCTGCACAAATTTACCAGAATTGGTGGTTCAAGCCCCGGAGATCGGGTCGTAACTGGAGACAAATGA